The proteins below are encoded in one region of Aulosira sp. FACHB-615:
- a CDS encoding cyanophycinase, with protein sequence MTKAFPDIAKFWKNLGTVLLRMGASLITRLTAYLKRHFIDNTVDVVPPLSHLPRLAGPVLNLGGGGPDVEKAIQWMIDQVRGDTSSSANKVDVVVLRAYGSEDYNHLIYGMRGVNSVKTLIISNRNDANREDIVTKVRKAGVVFFAGGDQCQYIRSWKNTKLENAVREVYARGGAIGGTSAGAMIHSEYIYDSCACEDSIETREILEDPYRNITFSYDFFQWGHLRGTIIDTHFDSRKRMGRIMAFIARQIQDGKANRVLGIAISEETSLVIDKYGLAKVMGRNAAYFVLGDHPPEICKPRTPLTYHDYKIWRVPSGDTFDLRNPPNRGYYFRSVKRGRFNSDPY encoded by the coding sequence ATGACGAAGGCATTCCCAGATATAGCAAAGTTCTGGAAGAATTTGGGAACTGTGTTGTTAAGAATGGGTGCCAGTTTAATAACCCGTCTTACAGCATACCTGAAACGCCACTTCATTGACAACACTGTTGATGTTGTTCCGCCCCTTTCCCACCTTCCTCGTCTAGCTGGCCCCGTACTAAATTTAGGCGGCGGTGGCCCTGATGTTGAGAAGGCTATTCAATGGATGATTGACCAAGTTCGTGGAGATACTAGTAGCAGCGCCAATAAAGTTGATGTGGTAGTTCTCCGCGCCTATGGCAGTGAAGATTACAATCATCTGATTTACGGTATGAGAGGTGTAAACTCAGTCAAAACACTCATCATTAGTAACCGCAATGATGCCAACCGCGAAGATATCGTCACCAAAGTTAGAAAAGCTGGCGTAGTTTTCTTTGCTGGGGGAGACCAATGTCAATATATCCGCAGTTGGAAAAACACCAAACTAGAAAACGCTGTGCGAGAAGTCTACGCCAGAGGCGGTGCAATTGGCGGGACGAGTGCAGGTGCAATGATTCACAGTGAGTATATCTACGATTCTTGTGCTTGCGAAGACAGCATAGAAACCAGAGAAATACTCGAAGACCCTTATCGAAATATCACCTTTTCTTATGATTTTTTTCAATGGGGTCATTTGCGCGGAACCATCATCGATACCCACTTTGATAGCCGCAAACGTATGGGTCGTATTATGGCTTTTATTGCGCGACAAATTCAGGATGGCAAAGCTAACCGCGTTTTAGGAATAGCTATTAGTGAGGAGACATCCCTTGTCATCGATAAATATGGTCTAGCCAAGGTGATGGGGAGAAACGCCGCCTACTTTGTCTTGGGCGACCACCCGCCGGAGATATGTAAACCCCGAACACCACTGACTTACCATGACTATAAAATTTGGCGGGTTCCCAGTGGCGATACATTCGACCTGAGAAACCCACCAAATCGGGGTTATTACTTTAGGAGTGTGAAGCGAGGGAGGTTTAATTCAGATCCCTATTGA